A window from Sus scrofa isolate TJ Tabasco breed Duroc chromosome 2, Sscrofa11.1, whole genome shotgun sequence encodes these proteins:
- the TSPAN4 gene encoding tetraspanin-4 isoform X2, which produces MARGCLQGVKYLMFAFNLLFWLGGCGILGVGIWLAATQGNFATLSSSFPSLSAANLLIATGTLVMAIGFVGCIGAIKENRCLLLTFFVVLLLVFLLEATVAVLFFTYTDKIDRYAQRDLKKGLHLYGTPGNVGLTNAWSIIQTDFRCCGVSNYTDWFEVYNATRVPDSCCLEFSESCGLHAPGTWWKAPCYETVKMWLQENLLAVGVFGLCTALVQILGLTFAMTMYCQVVKADAYCT; this is translated from the exons CTAGGAGGCTGCGGCATCCTGGGTGTCGGCATCTGGCTGGCTGCCACGCAGGGCAACTTTGCCACCCTGTCCTCCTCCTTCCCGTCGCTGTCGGCCGCCAACCTGCTCATCGCCACCGGCACCCTCGTGATGGCCATTGGCTTCGTGGGCTGCATCGGCGCCATCAAGGAGAACAGATGCCTTCTGCTCACC TTCTTCGTGGTGCTGCTGCTGGTGTTCCTGCTGGAGGCCACCGTTGCCGTCCTCTTCTTCACCTACACGGACAAG ATCGACAGGTACGCCCAGCGGGACCTGAAGAAGGGCCTGCACCTGTACGGCACCCCGGGCAATGTGGGCCTCACCAACGCCTGGAGCATCATCCAGACTGAC TTCCGCTGCTGCGGGGTCTCCAACTACACCGACTGGTTCGAGGTCTACAACGCCACACGCGTGCCCGACTCCTGCTGCCTGGAGTTCAGCGAGAGCTGTGGGCTGCACGCGCCTGGCACCTGGTGGAAAGCG CCGTGCTATGAGACGGTGAAGATGTGGCTCCAGGAAAACCTGCTGGCCGTGGGCGTCTTTGGGCTGTGCACAGCCCTGGTGCAG ATCCTGGGCCTGACCTTCGCCATGACCATGTACTGCCAGGTGGTGAAGGCCGACGCCTACTGCACGTAG